A genomic region of Procambarus clarkii isolate CNS0578487 chromosome 30, FALCON_Pclarkii_2.0, whole genome shotgun sequence contains the following coding sequences:
- the LOC138369906 gene encoding adhesin Ata autotransporter-like yields the protein MGVKQNAMGVKQNAMGVKQNAMGVKQYAMGVKQNAMGVKQIAMNVKQIAMDVKQKNAMDVKQKNAMDVKQKNAMDVKQYAMGVKQNAMGVKQNAMGVKEYAMGVKQNAMSVKQNAMSVKQYAMGVKQNAMGVKQNAMGVKQNAMSVKQYAMGVKQNAMGVKQNVMGVKQNAMGVKQNVMGVKQNAMGVKQNAMSVKQNAMGVKQNAMSVKQYAMGVKQNAMGVKQNAMGVKQNAMGVKQNAMGVKQNAMGVKQNFMGVKQNAMGVKQYAMGVKQNAMGVKQNAMSVKQYAMGVKQNAMGVKQNAMGVKQNAMGVKQNAMGVKQNAMGVKQNFMGVKQYAMGVKQNAMGVKQNAMGVKQYAMGVKQNAMGVKQNAMGVKQNAMGVKQNAMGVKQNAMGVKQNAMGVKQNAMGVKQNAMGVKQNAMGVKQNAMSVKQNAMGVKQNAMGVKQNAMSVKQNAMSVKQNAMSVKQNAMSVKQNAMGVKQKVKSQEQFASRL from the coding sequence ATGGGTGTAAAACAGAATGCCATGGGTGTAAAACAGAATGCCATGGGTGTAAAACAGAATGCCATGGGTGTAAAACAGTATGCCATGGGTGTAAAACAGAATGCCATGGGTGTAAAACAAATTGCCATGAATGTAAAACAAATTGCCATGGATGTAAAACAGAAGAATGCCATGGATGTAAAACAGAAGAATGCCATGGATGTCAAACAGAAGAATGCCATGGATGTCAAACAGTATGCCATGGGTGTTAAACAGAATGCCATGGGAGTAAAACAGAATGCCATGGGTGTAAAAGAGTATGCCATGGGTGTAAAACAGAATGCCATGAGTGTAAAACAGAATGCCATGAGTGTAAAACAGTATGCCATGGGTGTAAAACAGAATGCCATGGGTGTAAAACAGAATGCCATGGGTGTAAAACAGAATGCCATGAGTGTAAAACAGTATGCCATGGGTGTAAAACAGAATGCCATGGGTGTAAAACAGAATGTCATGGGTGTAAAACAGAATGCCATGGGCGTAAAACAGAATGTCATGGGTGTAAAACAGAATGCCATGGGTGTAAAACAGAATGCCATGAGTGTAAAACAGAATGCCATGGGTGTAAAACAGAATGCCATGAGTGTAAAACAGTATGCCATGGGTGTAAAACAGAATGCCATGGGAGTAAAACAGAATGCCATGGGTGTAAAACAGAATGCCATGGGTGTAAAACAGAATGCCATGGGTGTAAAACAGAATGCCATGGGCGTAAAACAGAATTTCATGGGTGTAAAACAGAATGCCATGGGTGTAAAACAGTATGCCATGGGTGTAAAACAGAATGCCATGGGTGTAAAACAGAATGCCATGAGTGTAAAACAGTATGCCATGGGTGTAAAACAGAATGCCATGGGTGTAAAACAGAATGCCATGGGTGTAAAACAGAATGCCATGGGTGTAAAACAGAATGCCATGGGTGTAAAACAGAATGCCATGGGCGTAAAACAGAATTTCATGGGTGTAAAACAGTATGCCATGGGTGTAAAACAGAATGCCATGGGTGTAAAACAGAATGCCATGGGTGTAAAACAGTATGCCATGGGTGTAAAACAGAATGCCATGGGCGTAAAACAGAATGCCATGGGAGTAAAACAGAATGCCATGGGTGTAAAACAGAATGCCATGGGAGTAAAACAGAATGCCATGGGTGTAAAACAGAATGCCATGGGTGTAAAACAGAATGCCATGGGTGTAAAACAGAATGCCATGGGTGTAAAACAGAATGCCATGGGTGTAAAACAGAATGCCATGAGTGTAAAACAGAATGCCATGGGAGTAAAACAGAATGCCATGGGTGTAAAACAGAATGCCATGAGTGTAAAACAGAATGCCATGAGTGTAAAACAGAATGCCATGAGTGTAAAACAGAATGCCATGAGTGTAAAACAGAATGCCATGGGAGTAAAACAGAAGGTCAAGAGTCAAGAGCAGTTCGCCTCGCGTCTATAA